A window from Shewanella livingstonensis encodes these proteins:
- a CDS encoding membrane dipeptidase, protein MTQKVCNQARRHILKGLGAATLLSPLSSLPAWAAKPRRLYIDGLSFLPTDINDVKASKLDAFIADISAVETIEQADGTKNYKRTYQACINSIKQAANSVKANPDVYLQGLTGTDISQARTQQQTAVFFQIQGADCVENDGLSTQWQQLDNLHQQGLRVLQLTHHYGNRFAGGALDNNGLNSLNTPLTAAGRELITELNRKNILIDVSHSSAQTALDAIKASQSPVVQSHGAARAIVNNARCSPDEVIRAIGDSGGVFGVFMMSFWLTNKPIPTIEDYIKQLAYIAKVGGFDCVAIANDFPLRGQENLLGLNNDNSEGIKEYLEWWHSLEDKNVLGFDVEPKHVVIPEFNSIDRMSRIDDALKKARFKSTDRDRFMGGNWQRVLKQVLV, encoded by the coding sequence ATGACTCAAAAAGTCTGTAACCAAGCTCGCCGTCATATCTTAAAAGGCCTTGGAGCAGCCACATTATTAAGCCCTTTAAGCTCGCTTCCTGCATGGGCAGCTAAACCACGTCGTTTATACATTGATGGTTTATCCTTTCTACCCACCGACATCAATGATGTTAAAGCCTCTAAGCTCGATGCCTTTATTGCCGATATTTCGGCCGTTGAAACCATTGAACAAGCTGATGGAACCAAAAATTATAAACGCACTTATCAAGCCTGCATCAACAGCATTAAACAAGCGGCTAACTCTGTAAAAGCCAATCCAGACGTGTACCTGCAAGGGCTTACCGGCACGGATATTAGTCAAGCCAGAACACAACAACAAACTGCGGTGTTTTTTCAAATTCAAGGTGCTGATTGTGTTGAAAATGATGGTTTAAGCACTCAGTGGCAACAGTTAGATAATTTACATCAACAAGGTTTACGGGTTCTACAATTAACCCACCATTATGGTAATCGTTTTGCCGGTGGTGCATTAGATAATAACGGCTTAAATAGTTTGAATACTCCATTAACAGCTGCTGGGCGCGAGCTCATAACAGAGCTTAATCGGAAAAATATTCTTATCGATGTGAGTCACTCAAGTGCCCAAACGGCCCTTGATGCAATAAAAGCCAGCCAGTCTCCTGTAGTGCAAAGCCATGGTGCTGCGCGCGCTATTGTCAATAATGCCCGCTGCTCACCCGATGAAGTAATCCGTGCGATTGGTGATAGCGGCGGCGTATTTGGAGTGTTTATGATGAGCTTTTGGCTGACTAACAAGCCAATTCCAACGATAGAAGACTACATAAAGCAACTTGCTTATATTGCTAAAGTGGGCGGCTTTGATTGCGTCGCCATCGCCAATGATTTCCCACTTCGTGGCCAAGAAAACCTGTTGGGGTTAAATAACGATAACAGCGAAGGGATAAAAGAATACTTAGAATGGTGGCACAGCTTAGAAGACAAAAATGTATTAGGTTTTGATGTTGAACCCAAGCATGTGGTAATACCCGAGTTCAATAGTATCGACCGCATGAGCCGCATCGACGATGCCTTGAAAAAAGCTCGTTTCAAATCGACCGATCGCGATCGTTTTATGGGTGGAAACTGGCAAAGAGTGCTCAAACAAGTATTGGTTTAA
- a CDS encoding phospholipase A, with the protein MIKSTQYLGLSLLLLGYSSLALAEDSLVDQRVKKELATSEKPFVITPHKANYLLPVTYQTRTNSLPFEIKYPDEDFTIDNLEAKFQISFKFPIMYNVFGDNGHLFFAYTNQSYWQVYNRDASSPFRETNHEPEVFMLFNNDWKIGGFTNSFLGFGAVHQSNGQTNQLSRSWNRIYGNAVFDKGPFALGLKVWWRIPEDEKEDVNAVKGDDNPDIGSYMGNFELTGVYGLGEHRFTMLLRNNLRETNRGAVEMTWSYPIIGTLRVYTQYFNGYGESLIDYSQHNQRIGIGIALNDLL; encoded by the coding sequence ATGATAAAAAGCACTCAATATCTTGGACTCTCGTTGTTGTTACTTGGCTATAGCTCACTCGCTCTTGCTGAAGACTCATTAGTCGATCAACGCGTAAAAAAAGAGTTAGCAACATCTGAAAAGCCATTTGTGATCACGCCCCACAAGGCAAACTACTTGCTTCCAGTAACGTATCAAACACGCACGAATTCGTTGCCATTTGAAATTAAATACCCAGATGAAGATTTCACTATTGATAATCTAGAAGCAAAGTTTCAAATCAGTTTTAAGTTTCCCATTATGTATAATGTTTTTGGTGATAATGGTCATTTATTTTTTGCCTACACCAATCAATCTTACTGGCAAGTCTACAACCGAGATGCATCATCACCGTTTCGTGAAACTAACCACGAACCAGAAGTGTTTATGTTATTTAATAATGATTGGAAAATTGGTGGTTTTACCAATTCATTTTTAGGTTTTGGTGCTGTGCATCAATCTAATGGCCAAACCAACCAATTATCACGCAGTTGGAATCGAATATACGGTAATGCGGTATTTGACAAAGGCCCTTTCGCATTAGGGCTTAAAGTCTGGTGGCGTATTCCTGAAGATGAAAAAGAAGATGTGAATGCCGTAAAAGGTGATGACAATCCAGACATTGGCAGTTACATGGGCAACTTTGAACTCACTGGCGTTTACGGTTTAGGTGAGCATCGTTTTACTATGCTGCTGCGCAACAACTTACGCGAAACCAATCGTGGTGCTGTTGAAATGACCTGGAGCTACCCAATTATTGGTACGTTACGTGTCTATACTCAATACTTTAATGGTTACGGTGAAAGCCTTATCGATTACAGCCAACATAATCAGCGCATTGGTATTGGTATTGCGCTAAACGACCTGCTGTAG
- a CDS encoding SLC13 family permease, with protein MSEIWLLAIILLALVGGLLAGLATPAAMFFFASLVCYILGLVDLNVALGSFTNNGLITLVLLVLAATALEKTSLLGKLSQVIGKGSLFSTLAKLGISTALLSSFTNNTAVVASLIGVVRRNQAHAPSKLLLPLNYAAILGGTLTLIGTSTNLIVNSFVENAGLEPLGFFEFTQVGSLVVISGLVVLTIMANFLPDRREESEVETLPYLLEAHVAKTSTLVGKSVIDNRLRALKKLYLVELERSGIRICPVPPQMVLQADDVLRFSGAVESVELLHQFDGLEWFGKQHAKGQNLVEAVLAPSSSLVGTTLKDSRFREVFDAAVMAIRRGHLPLKGGLGDIVLQPGDVLLLTPGDRFSKCPNLTTDFAAISGLDLSVRLDEKRGNWVLIGFALTIVASIFDVLPLAKGLVLLLLSYVAIGAITLTELKRRFPLELVVIVGSALGLANLMVTTGLADVMAQALLSVFNGYGVFAAFVGIYLITLIVTELITNNAAAALAFPVAYAVATSFGVDPRPFIMAVVFGASASFISPYGYQTNLMVFNAGNYKLSDFVRLGLPLSIVYSLVVIFSIPYFFPF; from the coding sequence ATGAGCGAAATATGGTTGTTAGCGATTATCTTGTTAGCACTGGTCGGTGGGCTGCTTGCTGGGCTTGCAACACCGGCTGCCATGTTTTTTTTCGCTTCGTTAGTTTGTTATATCCTCGGACTCGTGGACTTAAATGTAGCGCTTGGCAGCTTTACTAATAACGGCCTAATTACGTTAGTTTTGTTAGTACTGGCTGCCACAGCACTAGAGAAAACCTCATTACTGGGTAAATTAAGCCAAGTGATTGGCAAAGGTTCATTATTTTCAACCTTAGCCAAGTTAGGCATATCGACAGCGTTATTGTCATCGTTTACCAATAATACCGCGGTAGTCGCTTCGTTAATTGGTGTAGTGCGCCGCAACCAAGCACATGCGCCTTCTAAATTATTGTTGCCGTTAAACTACGCCGCAATTTTAGGGGGCACGCTCACGCTAATTGGTACCTCTACCAATCTGATTGTTAATTCATTTGTTGAAAACGCCGGTCTTGAGCCTTTAGGTTTTTTTGAGTTTACACAAGTAGGCTCATTAGTCGTTATCAGTGGTTTAGTCGTGTTAACCATTATGGCTAACTTTTTACCCGATAGACGTGAAGAGTCCGAAGTTGAGACGTTACCTTATCTATTGGAAGCTCATGTGGCTAAAACGTCTACCCTAGTGGGTAAAAGCGTGATAGATAATCGTTTGCGTGCACTTAAAAAACTGTATTTAGTTGAGTTAGAACGCAGCGGTATTCGTATTTGCCCTGTGCCACCGCAAATGGTATTGCAAGCCGATGATGTACTACGTTTTAGTGGTGCGGTTGAGTCGGTTGAGCTATTGCATCAGTTTGATGGTTTAGAGTGGTTTGGTAAGCAGCATGCTAAAGGCCAGAATTTGGTTGAAGCTGTGCTAGCGCCATCATCAAGTTTAGTGGGAACAACCTTAAAAGACTCGCGTTTTCGGGAAGTGTTTGATGCTGCCGTGATGGCCATTCGTCGTGGGCATTTACCGTTAAAAGGGGGGCTTGGTGATATCGTATTACAACCGGGTGATGTATTACTGTTAACGCCGGGTGACCGTTTTTCTAAATGCCCTAATTTAACCACCGACTTTGCTGCGATCAGTGGCTTAGATTTAAGTGTCCGCTTAGATGAAAAACGCGGTAATTGGGTGTTGATTGGTTTTGCGTTAACCATAGTGGCCAGTATTTTTGATGTATTACCGTTAGCCAAAGGCTTGGTTTTACTGTTGCTCAGCTACGTAGCGATTGGTGCGATAACCTTAACTGAGCTTAAACGTCGCTTCCCGCTGGAATTAGTGGTTATTGTAGGCAGTGCCTTAGGCTTAGCTAACTTAATGGTGACAACCGGCCTCGCAGATGTCATGGCACAAGCATTATTAAGTGTGTTCAATGGATATGGTGTATTTGCTGCTTTTGTGGGGATTTATCTGATTACCTTAATTGTGACAGAGTTAATTACCAACAACGCTGCAGCAGCACTGGCGTTTCCGGTAGCTTATGCAGTAGCTACCAGTTTTGGCGTCGATCCGCGGCCGTTTATTATGGCGGTGGTATTTGGTGCAAGCGCGAGCTTTATTTCGCCTTACGGCTATCAAACTAATCTCATGGTATTTAATGCCGGTAATTATAAATTAAGTGACTTTGTGCGCTTAGGTTTACCGTTATCCATCGTATATTCATTAGTAGTTATTTTTTCGATTCCGTATTTTTTCCCGTTTTAA
- a CDS encoding aminotransferase class V-fold PLP-dependent enzyme codes for MKSASSLSSAVLFDHQALRDQFPALKQTIGDHPLCYLDTAATSQKPQAVIDAMTEYYQLNNANVHRAAHQLSARATQQYEAVRQQVAEFIHAQRQDEIIFTHGTTESINMVAYGLTSQIKPNDVILIDTAAHHANIVPWQELAKRTGAVIKPIQLTTDAQLDIAAFDQLLMLKPKVVALCHVSNALGTLNPVNELVAKAKAVGALTLVDGAQAIAHLPVDVQQIDCDFYVFSGHKMYGPTGVGILYGRYTELDKLTPMLTGGEMIKTVSFEQTEFGALPNRLEAGTPAIAEVIGLGAAIHFLQQLPREQILAHEQQLLRYLQQQLQQLGAIELYGIANDKHSGDKHCADGQRHNIGAVAFNLQGEHHQDVGILLDQQAVAVRCGHHCAMPLMTSLNLGGCCRASIGIYTNKQDVDQFIHALNAVKELLL; via the coding sequence ATGAAGTCTGCATCGTCATTATCGTCTGCCGTTTTATTTGATCATCAAGCACTACGCGATCAATTCCCGGCGCTTAAACAGACCATTGGCGATCATCCTTTGTGTTACTTAGACACCGCAGCAACGAGCCAAAAGCCGCAAGCGGTCATTGATGCGATGACCGAGTACTACCAACTCAACAACGCCAATGTGCACCGTGCGGCGCATCAATTGTCTGCACGGGCAACTCAACAATATGAAGCGGTTCGTCAACAAGTGGCTGAATTTATCCACGCCCAGCGTCAAGACGAAATCATTTTTACCCACGGCACCACAGAATCGATCAATATGGTGGCCTACGGACTGACGTCACAAATCAAGCCAAATGATGTGATATTAATTGATACCGCAGCCCACCACGCCAATATTGTTCCTTGGCAGGAACTGGCAAAACGCACCGGCGCGGTGATCAAACCGATCCAGCTGACAACAGACGCGCAACTGGATATAGCCGCTTTTGATCAACTATTAATGCTGAAGCCTAAAGTGGTTGCACTATGCCATGTGTCAAATGCCTTGGGCACATTAAACCCAGTCAATGAGCTAGTCGCAAAAGCCAAAGCCGTCGGCGCGCTAACCTTGGTTGATGGCGCTCAGGCGATTGCCCATTTACCCGTTGATGTACAACAAATTGATTGTGATTTTTATGTGTTTTCAGGCCATAAAATGTATGGACCAACTGGGGTGGGTATTTTATATGGTCGATATACAGAGCTCGATAAATTAACCCCAATGCTCACTGGCGGCGAGATGATTAAAACCGTGAGTTTTGAGCAGACTGAGTTTGGTGCGTTACCAAATCGCCTTGAAGCTGGAACGCCCGCTATCGCAGAAGTGATTGGCCTAGGGGCTGCCATTCATTTTTTACAGCAATTGCCACGCGAGCAAATACTTGCACATGAACAACAATTGCTGCGCTATTTACAGCAGCAACTGCAACAACTTGGCGCTATCGAATTATATGGTATTGCCAATGATAAGCACTCTGGTGATAAGCACTGCGCTGATGGTCAACGCCATAATATTGGTGCTGTGGCTTTTAATCTGCAAGGTGAACATCACCAAGATGTGGGGATTTTACTCGACCAACAAGCTGTGGCCGTTCGTTGTGGTCATCATTGCGCTATGCCACTAATGACCAGCCTTAATTTAGGCGGCTGTTGCCGTGCATCAATAGGCATCTATACTAATAAGCAAGATGTTGATCAATTTATTCATGCACTTAATGCTGTAAAAGAGTTATTGTTATAG
- the cysD gene encoding sulfate adenylyltransferase subunit CysD: MAGRSLSHLQQLEAESIQIIREVAAEFGNPVMMYSIGKDSSVMLHLARKAFYPGKIPFPLLHVDTGWKFKEMIAFRDAQAKKFGFELLTHTNQEGVEQGVGPFTHGSAKHTDIMKTQSLKQALNQYGFDAAFGGARRDEEKSRAKERVYSFRDKHHRWDPKNQRPELWRTYNGAVNKGESIRVFPLSNWTELDIWQYIYQENIEIVPLYFAAPRTVVNKGGQLIYKDDDRMPIEEGDVESVERVRFRTLGCYPLTAAMPSEADTLEKIIEEMLLTRSSERQGRLIDSDQSASMEQKKRQGYF; encoded by the coding sequence ATGGCAGGCCGTTCGTTAAGCCATTTACAACAACTGGAAGCCGAAAGCATCCAGATTATCCGTGAAGTAGCAGCTGAGTTTGGTAATCCTGTCATGATGTACTCGATAGGTAAAGACTCATCGGTAATGCTACATCTTGCGCGTAAAGCATTTTACCCAGGCAAAATTCCATTCCCATTATTGCATGTTGACACGGGTTGGAAATTTAAAGAAATGATCGCGTTTCGCGATGCGCAAGCAAAAAAGTTTGGTTTTGAGTTACTGACCCATACCAACCAAGAAGGTGTTGAACAAGGCGTAGGTCCATTTACCCATGGCAGTGCTAAGCACACCGATATCATGAAAACCCAAAGCTTAAAGCAAGCCTTAAATCAATATGGTTTTGATGCTGCTTTTGGTGGTGCGCGCCGCGATGAAGAAAAATCTCGTGCTAAAGAGCGAGTCTATTCATTCCGTGACAAACACCATCGCTGGGACCCTAAAAACCAACGTCCAGAGTTATGGCGCACTTACAACGGTGCAGTAAACAAAGGCGAGAGCATTCGAGTGTTCCCTTTATCTAACTGGACTGAGCTCGATATTTGGCAGTACATCTACCAAGAGAATATCGAAATCGTGCCGTTATATTTTGCTGCGCCTCGTACTGTAGTGAACAAAGGTGGCCAGCTCATTTATAAAGATGATGATCGTATGCCTATTGAAGAGGGCGATGTTGAATCGGTTGAACGAGTGCGTTTTAGAACTTTAGGTTGTTATCCGCTAACGGCGGCGATGCCGTCAGAAGCCGATACCTTAGAAAAAATTATTGAAGAGATGCTGTTAACTCGTTCAAGTGAACGTCAAGGTCGCTTAATTGATTCAGACCAAAGTGCGTCAATGGAGCAGAAAAAGCGTCAAGGCTATTTCTAA
- the cobA gene encoding uroporphyrinogen-III C-methyltransferase → MELVSMPGQKAKGKVWLVGAGPGDVELLTLKAYRILKNADAVLYDALVSQDILDLIPSQAEKIAVGKRAGKHSAAQGEINQLLVTKAFTRKNVVRLKGGDPFIFGRGGEELQTLVAAGIAFEVVPGITAASGTSAYAGIPLTHRDYAQGVTFITGHCQLASRPMDWQGYANSNNTLVVYMGILNANIISDGLIGAGRSADTPVAIVSNATTSSQQRFIGKLGELAQLAADPALQMPALMIIGEVVELADSLNWFDPVTTQQKMAQQKTDLDTAAKAL, encoded by the coding sequence ATGGAATTAGTATCTATGCCAGGGCAAAAAGCCAAAGGCAAAGTGTGGTTAGTCGGCGCCGGTCCTGGCGACGTTGAGCTGCTGACGCTAAAAGCCTACCGTATCCTTAAGAATGCTGATGCGGTGTTATATGACGCATTAGTTAGCCAAGATATTTTAGATTTGATCCCTAGTCAGGCTGAAAAAATAGCAGTGGGTAAGCGTGCTGGCAAACACAGTGCGGCTCAAGGTGAAATTAATCAGCTACTAGTGACGAAAGCGTTTACTCGTAAAAACGTCGTGCGTTTAAAAGGTGGCGATCCATTTATTTTTGGCCGCGGCGGCGAAGAGTTACAAACCTTAGTTGCAGCAGGTATCGCTTTTGAAGTGGTTCCAGGTATTACGGCCGCCAGCGGTACGTCTGCTTATGCAGGTATTCCGTTAACGCATCGTGATTATGCCCAAGGCGTTACCTTTATTACCGGCCACTGTCAGTTAGCGAGTCGCCCGATGGACTGGCAAGGTTATGCTAATTCAAATAATACCTTAGTGGTGTATATGGGCATATTAAACGCCAATATTATTAGTGATGGTTTGATTGGTGCTGGACGTAGTGCTGATACGCCAGTGGCCATTGTGTCTAATGCGACGACCTCATCACAACAGCGGTTTATCGGTAAGTTAGGTGAACTGGCTCAATTAGCTGCCGATCCCGCTTTGCAGATGCCTGCGCTGATGATTATTGGTGAGGTTGTAGAGTTAGCCGACAGCTTAAATTGGTTTGATCCCGTCACTACGCAACAAAAAATGGCTCAACAAAAAACAGATTTAGACACAGCCGCTAAAGCGCTGTAG
- the cysC gene encoding adenylyl-sulfate kinase, whose product MSNIVWHQHAIDQAARGAQKGQNPVLLWFTGLSGSGKSTLAGALERALFEYGFHTYLLDGDNVRHGLCNDLGFSLEDRDENLRRVGEVAKLMVDSGLVVLSAFISPTREERDRVRALFPQGQFVEVHVSTPLSVCESRDPKGLYAKARKGEITNFTGISSPYEVPESAELTIDTSKGDLDTQVNGLMAYLKAIEVLNPPREIAGAGI is encoded by the coding sequence ATGAGCAATATTGTTTGGCATCAACATGCCATTGACCAAGCTGCCCGTGGCGCCCAAAAAGGCCAAAATCCAGTATTGTTATGGTTTACGGGATTATCTGGCTCGGGTAAATCAACCCTTGCTGGCGCATTAGAACGGGCGTTATTTGAATACGGTTTTCATACCTATTTACTTGATGGTGATAATGTTCGCCATGGTCTGTGTAACGACTTAGGTTTTAGTCTTGAAGACCGTGACGAAAATCTTCGTCGTGTCGGCGAAGTGGCGAAACTGATGGTTGATTCAGGCTTAGTCGTGCTATCGGCATTTATTTCGCCGACTCGTGAAGAGCGCGATCGCGTCCGGGCATTATTCCCGCAAGGACAATTTGTTGAAGTGCATGTGTCTACGCCGCTAAGCGTATGTGAATCGCGTGATCCCAAAGGGTTATACGCTAAAGCTCGTAAAGGCGAAATCACTAATTTTACTGGAATATCATCACCTTACGAAGTGCCAGAATCTGCAGAGTTAACCATTGATACCAGTAAAGGTGATCTTGATACTCAAGTGAATGGATTAATGGCGTACTTAAAAGCCATAGAGGTACTTAATCCACCAAGAGAAATCGCTGGTGCAGGCATTTAA
- the cysN gene encoding sulfate adenylyltransferase subunit CysN: MDQAKTNTDRMAAEIQLHGVKEYLALQQNKGLLRFLTCGSVDDGKSTLIGRLLHDSAQIYEDQFASLKSDSAKMGTTGEAIDLALLVDGLQAEREQGITIDVAYRYFSSEKRKFIIADTPGHEQYTRNMATGASTCDLAVILVDARYGVQTQTKRHAFIASLLGLRHFVVAVNKMDLVDFDQTIFNQIQADFAEFVKDFGDLDIHYVPLSALNGDNVVNRSTQCDWYQGGTLLELLETIDTQRELSELPVRFPVQYVLRPNLDFRGFSGTLASGIIKVGDELVALPSGKRSKIERIVTFDGDLPEAVAGQAITITLEDEIDISRGDLLAHPATAPDIANHIVADLVWMDEKPLQIGQLYDVKVAGKKTQAVVSEIEYIIDVNTLERSAANTLSLNSIARVKLDLTESIVLDAYSLVRDTGGMILVDRLSNATVAAAMVVSGHQGEKQINTEFSPFEVEFNALVRKHYPHWNARDISLLGK, from the coding sequence ATGGACCAAGCAAAAACAAATACCGACCGTATGGCGGCAGAGATCCAGCTGCACGGCGTTAAAGAATATTTAGCATTACAACAGAATAAAGGCTTACTGCGTTTTTTAACTTGTGGCAGTGTCGATGATGGTAAAAGTACCTTAATTGGTCGTTTACTGCATGACAGCGCACAAATTTATGAAGATCAGTTTGCTAGCCTAAAAAGTGACAGCGCTAAAATGGGTACTACTGGCGAAGCCATTGACCTTGCATTATTGGTAGACGGTTTACAAGCTGAGCGTGAGCAAGGCATTACTATTGACGTGGCTTACCGGTATTTTTCCAGTGAAAAACGTAAGTTCATTATTGCTGATACCCCAGGCCATGAACAATACACTCGCAACATGGCAACGGGTGCGTCAACTTGTGATTTAGCCGTGATTTTGGTTGATGCGCGTTATGGGGTGCAAACGCAAACTAAGCGTCATGCATTTATCGCGTCTCTACTTGGTTTACGTCACTTTGTTGTTGCGGTAAACAAAATGGATTTAGTCGATTTTGACCAAACAATATTTAACCAAATTCAAGCAGACTTTGCTGAGTTTGTGAAAGACTTTGGTGATCTCGACATTCACTATGTGCCGTTATCAGCGTTAAATGGCGACAACGTGGTTAATCGCAGTACGCAATGTGATTGGTATCAAGGCGGTACGTTACTTGAGCTACTTGAAACCATCGACACCCAGCGTGAGCTAAGTGAGCTACCGGTTCGTTTCCCAGTGCAATACGTATTACGTCCAAACTTAGATTTTCGTGGTTTCTCGGGTACGTTAGCGTCTGGCATCATTAAAGTGGGCGATGAACTCGTTGCATTGCCATCAGGAAAACGCAGTAAAATTGAACGTATTGTGACATTTGATGGCGATTTACCAGAAGCTGTAGCAGGTCAAGCCATTACCATTACCCTTGAAGATGAGATTGATATTTCACGTGGTGATTTACTGGCTCATCCGGCAACCGCGCCAGATATTGCTAACCACATTGTGGCAGACCTAGTGTGGATGGATGAAAAGCCACTACAAATCGGTCAGTTGTATGATGTCAAAGTAGCGGGCAAGAAAACCCAAGCTGTGGTAAGCGAGATTGAATACATTATTGATGTAAATACTCTTGAGCGCAGCGCAGCAAACACATTAAGCCTAAACAGTATTGCCCGCGTTAAGTTAGATTTAACCGAATCGATAGTATTAGATGCCTATAGTTTAGTGCGTGACACTGGCGGAATGATTTTAGTTGATCGTTTATCTAATGCTACCGTTGCTGCTGCTATGGTCGTTAGTGGTCATCAAGGCGAGAAGCAAATTAACACTGAATTTAGTCCATTTGAAGTCGAGTTTAATGCGTTAGTACGTAAGCATTATCCACATTGGAATGCGCGCGATATTAGCCTACTTGGAAAATAA
- a CDS encoding SufE family protein → MLNPSAVPSPQLFSPLSDELVEAVNLIEQAHNWQDKYRQIMLLGKLIPPLAVEFKQADAQVKGCESQAWLYHYMINGQHFYIADSDARIVKGLMGLLLVACQGKSTNKIQQFDVKQYFARFGLSGQLSPSRTNGLTALAQAIVAYTHDVGT, encoded by the coding sequence ATGTTAAACCCAAGTGCCGTACCTTCACCGCAGTTATTTTCGCCTTTATCGGATGAATTAGTTGAAGCCGTTAACCTCATTGAGCAAGCCCATAACTGGCAAGATAAATACCGTCAGATTATGTTACTCGGTAAATTAATACCGCCGTTAGCTGTAGAATTTAAACAGGCAGATGCACAAGTTAAAGGCTGTGAAAGCCAGGCTTGGTTGTACCATTACATGATCAATGGGCAGCATTTTTATATCGCAGATAGCGATGCACGTATTGTAAAAGGCTTAATGGGATTATTATTGGTCGCGTGCCAAGGTAAAAGCACTAACAAAATACAACAATTTGATGTAAAACAATACTTTGCACGTTTCGGACTCAGTGGCCAATTAAGTCCATCTCGTACCAATGGTTTAACTGCGTTAGCACAAGCCATCGTTGCCTATACACATGATGTTGGTACATGA
- a CDS encoding NADP(H)-dependent aldo-keto reductase, giving the protein MEYQRIAHSSLEVSKICLGTMTWGEQNTQADAFAQLDYAIGQGVNFIDTAEMYPVPPKAETQGETERIIGNYLKAQGNRDNLVIATKVAAPGGKGDYIRKDMALDWRNIHQAVDDSLARLQIDTIDLYQVHWPDRNTNFFGEMMYEHDEEEHYTPILDTLEALAEIIKQGKVRYIGISNETPWGFMKYLKLAEKHDLPRIISVQNPYNLLNRSYEIAMSEISYREEVPLLAYSPLAFGALTGKYENNQWPEGARLTVFKRFARYNSTPMALEATQAYIDLAREFGLSPTEMALAFVNSRKFVAANIIGATDLHQLKQNIDSHKVSLSDELMIRINELSALYRFPCP; this is encoded by the coding sequence ATGGAATATCAACGTATCGCACATTCTAGCCTTGAGGTCAGTAAGATCTGTCTTGGCACCATGACTTGGGGTGAACAAAATACTCAAGCCGACGCTTTTGCTCAACTCGATTATGCTATTGGTCAAGGCGTTAACTTTATTGATACCGCTGAAATGTACCCGGTTCCACCTAAAGCTGAAACCCAGGGTGAAACCGAACGTATCATTGGTAACTACCTCAAAGCGCAAGGTAATCGCGACAATTTAGTGATTGCCACTAAAGTGGCTGCGCCTGGCGGTAAAGGTGATTACATCCGTAAAGATATGGCTCTGGACTGGCGCAACATCCATCAAGCTGTTGATGACTCATTAGCGCGCTTACAAATCGATACTATCGATTTGTATCAAGTGCACTGGCCGGATAGAAATACTAATTTCTTCGGCGAAATGATGTATGAACACGATGAAGAAGAGCACTACACGCCTATTTTAGATACCCTTGAAGCCTTAGCAGAAATTATTAAGCAAGGTAAAGTGCGTTATATCGGCATTTCTAATGAAACCCCTTGGGGCTTTATGAAATACCTTAAATTAGCTGAAAAGCACGATTTACCGCGCATTATCAGCGTGCAAAATCCTTACAACTTGCTTAATCGCAGCTACGAAATCGCCATGTCTGAAATCAGTTATCGTGAAGAAGTGCCATTATTAGCTTATTCGCCGTTAGCCTTTGGTGCCTTAACCGGTAAATACGAAAATAATCAGTGGCCTGAAGGCGCACGTTTAACGGTATTTAAACGCTTTGCCCGCTACAACAGTACCCCTATGGCACTGGAAGCGACGCAAGCTTATATCGATTTGGCCCGAGAATTTGGTTTATCTCCCACCGAAATGGCCTTAGCATTTGTCAATAGCCGCAAATTTGTTGCTGCTAATATTATTGGCGCAACTGATTTACATCAGTTAAAGCAAAACATCGACAGCCACAAGGTCAGCTTATCTGACGAGCTGATGATAAGAATTAACGAATTATCGGCGTTATACCGTTTCCCTTGTCCGTAG